In the genome of Candoia aspera isolate rCanAsp1 chromosome 1, rCanAsp1.hap2, whole genome shotgun sequence, one region contains:
- the MSGN1 gene encoding mesogenin-1 produces MDTEPPPFFPSSWDWKAGGGTLELGQSSPAHSLSPSPSFDSYTSSPYPLLVDLPCGTGGGSEAGGSLRGYPLGEFPSVYLSSPGQGQGQKGPKGRMSVQRRRKASEREKLRMRTLAEALHTLRNYLPPVYTQRGQPLTKIQTLKYTIKYISELTDLLNTVKQGQMP; encoded by the coding sequence ATGGACACCGagccccctcccttcttcccctcctcctgggACTGGAAGGCCGGCGGCGGGACTCTGGAGCTCGGCCAGAGCTCGCCCGCGCACAGCCTGTCGCCATCCCCGTCCTTCGACTCGTACACCTCCTCCCCTTATCCCCTGCTGGTGGACCTGCCCTGTGGCACTGGCGGCGGGAGCGAAGCGGGTGGCAGCTTGAGGGGGTACCCGCTGGGGGAGTTTCCTTCCGTCTACCTCTCGAGCCCCGGGCAGGGCCAAGGTCAGAAGGGGCCCAAAGGGCGGATGTCGGTCCAGCGCCGGCGAAAGGCCAGCGAAAGAGAGAAGCTGCGGATGAGGACGCTGGCGGAAGCCTTGCACACGCTGCGCAATTACCTCCCTCCGGTTTACACCCAGCGGGGCCAGCCTCTCACCAAGATACAGACGCTGAAATACACCATCAAGTACATCAGCGAACTCACGGACTTGCTGAACACCGTCAAGCAAGGACAGATGCCTTGA